In a single window of the Lebetimonas sp. JH292 genome:
- the ychF gene encoding redox-regulated ATPase YchF, whose protein sequence is MYMKVGIVGLPNVGKSTTFNALTKTQNAEAQNYPFCTIEPNKAIVPVPDERVDELAKIVNPNRIQYSTIEFVDIAGLVKGASKGEGLGNQFLANIRETDIILHMVRCFENPNVIHVENSVDPIRDVEIIEQELLYADIQTLERRIERLQKQAKGSKEAKAQLELAEELMEWLAEGNPVSTFPKKDEDAFKILERELSFLTNKEIFYGANVDEEGLAEDNEYVKALKEYANKNNREVIKLCAKIEEEMVGMSDEERKEFLESMGASESGLDQIIKKAYEKLNLISYFTAGKIEVRSWTIKKGTKAPQAAGVIHTDFEKGFIRAEVISYEDFIKYNGEQGAKEAGVMRLEGKEYIVKDGDVMHFRFNV, encoded by the coding sequence ATATATATGAAAGTTGGAATTGTCGGACTGCCTAATGTTGGAAAATCCACCACGTTTAATGCACTTACAAAAACACAAAATGCTGAAGCTCAAAATTATCCGTTTTGTACAATAGAACCTAATAAAGCTATAGTTCCTGTACCGGATGAAAGAGTTGACGAGCTTGCCAAAATAGTAAATCCAAATAGAATTCAATATTCAACCATAGAATTTGTAGATATTGCGGGACTTGTCAAAGGTGCAAGTAAAGGTGAGGGTCTTGGAAACCAGTTTCTGGCAAACATTCGTGAGACAGATATAATTTTGCATATGGTCAGATGTTTTGAAAATCCTAATGTTATTCATGTGGAAAACAGCGTAGATCCCATAAGGGATGTGGAAATAATAGAACAGGAACTTTTATATGCCGATATTCAGACTCTTGAAAGAAGGATAGAAAGACTACAAAAACAGGCAAAAGGAAGCAAAGAAGCTAAAGCCCAGCTTGAGTTAGCCGAGGAGCTTATGGAATGGCTGGCTGAGGGAAATCCGGTCAGTACTTTTCCAAAAAAAGATGAAGATGCTTTTAAAATACTTGAAAGAGAACTCAGTTTTTTAACAAATAAAGAAATATTTTACGGAGCAAATGTTGATGAAGAGGGATTGGCTGAGGACAATGAATATGTAAAAGCTCTAAAAGAATATGCAAATAAAAACAACAGGGAAGTAATAAAACTATGTGCGAAAATAGAAGAAGAAATGGTCGGAATGAGCGATGAGGAAAGAAAAGAATTTTTAGAGAGTATGGGGGCAAGCGAAAGCGGACTTGATCAGATTATCAAAAAAGCGTATGAAAAACTAAATTTGATAAGTTATTTTACGGCAGGAAAAATTGAAGTTAGAAGCTGGACGATTAAAAAAGGTACAAAAGCCCCTCAGGCGGCCGGAGTAATACACACAGATTTTGAAAAAGGATTTATCAGGGCCGAAGTTATAAGTTATGAGGATTTTATAAAATATAATGGCGAACAGGGTGCAAAAGAAGCCGGCGTTATGAGGCTGGAAGGAAAAGAATATATTGTAAAAGACGGTGATGTAATGCATTTTAGGTTTAATGTATGA
- the trpB gene encoding tryptophan synthase subunit beta, with translation MYIPKPIYDPDKEGHFDKFGGKFVPETLMPVLEELENFYKSVRFDRNFWKEMDYYYKEYIGRPTNLYYAGNLSKELNAKIYLKREDLNHTGAHKINNTIGQVLLAKKMGKKKVIAETGAGQHGVATATAAALFGLECDVFMGEKDVKRQELNVFRMELLGAKVHPVKSGSRTLKDAMNEAIRYWVSNARDTFYVIGTVAGPHPYPMLVRDFQAIIGYEAKAQILAKENSLPDYVIACIGGGSNAMGVFSHFLEEKNVQCIGVEAGGLGIESGKHGASLNAGRPGVLHGQMSYLLQDEEGQIKEAYSISAGLDYPGIGPEHAFHYEAGRIKYDYITDKEALDAFVWLSQKEGIIPAFESSHAVAYLKKLENIKDKIVIVNLSGRGDKDMMSAKKILKFEI, from the coding sequence ATGTATATTCCAAAACCTATATATGATCCTGATAAAGAAGGGCATTTTGACAAATTCGGAGGAAAATTCGTACCTGAAACATTAATGCCTGTTCTTGAAGAATTGGAAAATTTTTATAAAAGTGTGAGATTTGATAGAAATTTTTGGAAAGAAATGGATTATTATTACAAAGAATATATCGGACGTCCCACAAATTTATATTATGCTGGGAATTTAAGTAAAGAGCTTAATGCAAAAATATATTTAAAAAGAGAAGATTTAAACCATACAGGTGCGCATAAAATAAACAATACCATAGGTCAGGTGTTACTTGCAAAAAAAATGGGTAAAAAGAAAGTAATTGCAGAAACGGGTGCCGGTCAGCACGGTGTTGCAACAGCAACTGCTGCGGCACTTTTCGGACTTGAATGTGATGTTTTTATGGGTGAAAAAGATGTAAAAAGACAGGAACTCAATGTTTTTAGAATGGAGCTTTTGGGTGCAAAAGTGCATCCTGTAAAAAGCGGCAGCAGAACATTAAAAGATGCTATGAATGAAGCAATCAGATATTGGGTAAGTAATGCAAGGGATACCTTTTATGTAATAGGAACTGTTGCGGGTCCCCATCCTTATCCTATGCTTGTTAGGGATTTTCAGGCTATAATAGGATATGAGGCAAAAGCTCAGATTTTGGCAAAGGAAAATTCCCTTCCCGATTATGTAATAGCATGTATAGGGGGAGGAAGCAACGCAATGGGTGTATTTTCGCATTTTTTAGAAGAAAAAAATGTTCAATGTATTGGAGTTGAAGCAGGGGGGCTTGGAATTGAAAGTGGAAAACATGGAGCTAGTTTAAACGCTGGAAGACCTGGAGTTTTACATGGCCAAATGAGTTATCTCCTTCAGGATGAGGAAGGACAGATTAAAGAAGCTTATTCCATTTCAGCCGGACTTGATTACCCGGGAATCGGGCCGGAACATGCATTTCATTATGAAGCCGGAAGAATTAAATACGATTATATAACTGATAAAGAGGCTTTGGATGCTTTTGTATGGTTAAGTCAAAAAGAGGGAATTATTCCGGCGTTTGAGAGTTCTCATGCCGTAGCTTATTTAAAAAAATTAGAGAATATAAAAGATAAAATAGTCATTGTCAATCTTTCCGGCAGGGGAGATAAAGATATGATGAGTGCAAAAAAAATTTTGAAATTTGAAATTTAA
- a CDS encoding class I SAM-dependent rRNA methyltransferase, producing MKVEITKEAFQKLKKRFPWVYKNELINIPDCDKGSVVDLIYNGEYVATAFINPLSKISARVISFEKTQIERKFFYERIKKALKNRGADLNSKNIMLSLEKKFYSNSLRLIHSEADFLPGLIVDKYGDNLVVSFTTAGMDNFKGVIIEILIDLLNPKGIYEKGDKIRQKEGLEIINETLFGNVDDEFLIIENDKKFLTNLKEGQKTGFFLDQRKNRKIVGEYGNKKILDLFANAGGFGIYANAHFTKFVEISALACSQIEKNCELNNINNYEIIKADVFKFLENEKEKYDLIIIDPPAFAKNKKAKRGALKGWKYLIVNSLNILENNGYLALFSCSNAINSRDLLDLALSSSIINKCNLEVIEFLKQDVDHPYILNIPNSLYLTGVLLRRV from the coding sequence ATGAAAGTAGAAATAACTAAAGAGGCTTTCCAAAAATTAAAAAAAAGATTTCCATGGGTTTATAAAAACGAACTGATAAATATTCCCGATTGCGACAAAGGAAGTGTTGTCGATTTGATTTATAACGGAGAATATGTGGCAACTGCTTTTATAAACCCTTTAAGTAAGATCAGTGCAAGGGTTATAAGTTTTGAAAAAACACAAATTGAGAGGAAATTTTTTTATGAAAGAATTAAAAAAGCTTTAAAAAACAGGGGTGCCGATTTAAATAGTAAAAATATTATGTTAAGTTTGGAGAAAAAATTTTATTCTAATTCTCTTAGACTTATACACTCAGAAGCGGATTTTCTACCGGGACTTATCGTAGACAAATACGGAGATAATCTTGTTGTTTCTTTTACAACTGCCGGAATGGATAATTTTAAGGGCGTTATTATTGAAATTTTAATAGATTTGTTAAATCCAAAAGGCATATATGAAAAAGGTGATAAAATAAGGCAAAAAGAGGGATTAGAAATTATAAATGAAACTCTTTTTGGAAATGTGGATGATGAATTTTTGATAATTGAAAATGATAAAAAATTTTTAACCAATTTAAAAGAAGGTCAAAAAACAGGGTTTTTTCTTGATCAGAGAAAAAACAGAAAAATTGTAGGTGAATATGGTAATAAAAAGATATTAGATTTGTTTGCAAACGCAGGAGGATTTGGAATATATGCAAATGCCCATTTTACTAAATTTGTAGAAATTTCTGCTTTAGCCTGTTCTCAGATAGAAAAAAACTGCGAATTAAATAATATTAACAATTATGAAATAATAAAAGCCGATGTATTTAAATTTTTGGAAAATGAAAAAGAGAAATATGATTTAATAATAATTGATCCTCCGGCATTTGCAAAAAATAAAAAAGCTAAAAGAGGTGCGCTTAAAGGATGGAAATATTTAATTGTAAATTCGCTTAATATTCTTGAAAATAATGGATATTTGGCACTTTTTAGCTGTTCTAATGCCATTAATTCAAGAGACTTGTTGGATTTGGCGTTAAGTAGTAGTATAATAAACAAATGCAATTTGGAAGTTATTGAATTTCTTAAACAGGATGTTGACCATCCGTATATTTTGAATATTCCAAATTCGCTTTATTTAACAGGAGTACTCTTAAGGAGGGTATAA
- a CDS encoding adenine phosphoribosyltransferase — translation MKNKLAKKIEKSIRNIPDYPKKGIIFKDITTLLNNGGLFAEVIDYFADKYKDVDFVCGIESRGFIFGSAIAYAIKKGFVPLRKKGKLPFTTVSEKYALEYGFDEIEIHIDAFRECQNPKILLVDDLIATGGTAEAAVKLIQKIGGKIEACAFLIELEFLDGEKRLKELGVEVDSLLKVKN, via the coding sequence ATGAAAAATAAATTGGCTAAAAAAATAGAAAAATCTATAAGAAATATTCCTGATTATCCTAAAAAAGGAATAATTTTTAAAGATATTACAACACTGCTTAATAACGGGGGGCTTTTTGCCGAAGTTATCGATTATTTTGCAGATAAATATAAAGATGTCGATTTTGTATGCGGGATTGAGAGCAGAGGTTTTATTTTCGGTTCGGCAATAGCCTATGCTATTAAAAAAGGTTTTGTTCCCCTTAGAAAAAAAGGAAAGCTTCCTTTTACCACTGTCAGTGAAAAATATGCATTGGAATACGGATTTGATGAAATAGAGATTCATATTGACGCTTTTAGAGAATGCCAAAATCCGAAAATTTTACTTGTTGATGATTTAATCGCAACAGGCGGAACCGCTGAAGCGGCTGTAAAACTTATTCAAAAAATCGGGGGGAAAATAGAAGCTTGTGCATTTTTAATAGAACTTGAATTTTTAGATGGGGAAAAAAGATTAAAAGAGCTTGGAGTTGAAGTGGATTCACTTTTAAAAGTTAAAAATTAA
- a CDS encoding DedA family protein, whose product MKKFLILTLFISFIWAFDLHSIKEFFSEENLIYLLKQYGYIILFIWCIFEGETGLVMAGVLSHTGDMNLELAIIVATLGGFSGDQIYFYLGRFNRKWILKELTQHRKKFAKAKLLLKKYGIWVVFIQRFIYGMRTIIPMTIGILNYDAKKFALVNLFSAFVWAGVTIIPSYIFGEEILAILKFLKHHWYFGVTFVIILFSFLWYLNKKEED is encoded by the coding sequence ATGAAAAAATTTTTAATTTTAACACTGTTTATAAGTTTTATTTGGGCTTTTGATTTACATTCCATAAAAGAATTTTTCAGTGAAGAGAATTTAATTTATCTTCTTAAACAATACGGATATATAATTTTATTTATTTGGTGTATATTTGAAGGTGAAACCGGACTTGTTATGGCAGGTGTTTTATCACATACAGGTGATATGAATCTGGAGCTTGCCATTATTGTCGCCACACTGGGGGGATTCAGTGGAGACCAGATATATTTTTATCTCGGGAGATTTAACAGAAAATGGATTTTAAAAGAATTAACACAGCACAGAAAAAAATTTGCAAAAGCAAAACTGCTTCTTAAGAAATATGGTATATGGGTAGTTTTTATACAAAGATTTATTTATGGGATGAGAACGATTATTCCAATGACAATAGGTATTTTGAATTATGATGCAAAGAAATTTGCTTTGGTTAATTTATTTAGTGCATTTGTCTGGGCTGGTGTTACAATAATCCCAAGTTATATATTCGGCGAGGAGATTTTGGCAATTTTAAAATTCTTGAAACATCATTGGTATTTCGGTGTAACTTTTGTAATAATATTGTTTTCATTTCTTTGGTATTTAAATAAAAAAGAGGAGGATTAA
- the efp gene encoding elongation factor P: MAYSMNDLKKYLNIELDGIPYKIVEYHHVKPGKGAAFVRTKLKNLIDGRVIEKTFHAGDKADEPHLERKKYQYSYNEGDIYYFMDTNTYEMIPVDVSVFEESKQFLLDGMEVDILFHNGKVIGVELPGSVELSVIETQPVSNKDRSGACRKPATLETGAVVTVPCHILEGDKIRVDTRTGDYLEKVK, translated from the coding sequence ATGGCATACAGTATGAATGATTTAAAAAAATATTTAAATATAGAACTAGACGGTATACCTTATAAAATAGTTGAATATCATCATGTAAAACCCGGAAAAGGTGCGGCGTTTGTAAGAACAAAACTCAAAAATTTAATTGACGGCAGGGTGATAGAAAAAACATTTCATGCAGGGGATAAAGCGGATGAGCCTCATCTTGAAAGGAAAAAATATCAATATTCTTATAATGAAGGGGATATTTATTATTTTATGGATACAAATACTTATGAAATGATTCCGGTGGATGTAAGTGTTTTTGAAGAAAGTAAACAGTTTCTTTTAGACGGAATGGAAGTGGACATTTTATTTCATAACGGAAAAGTTATAGGTGTTGAGCTTCCAGGAAGTGTTGAACTTAGTGTAATTGAAACACAGCCTGTAAGCAACAAAGACAGAAGCGGGGCATGCAGAAAACCCGCAACACTCGAAACAGGGGCTGTTGTGACAGTTCCTTGTCATATTCTCGAGGGTGATAAAATAAGAGTTGATACACGTACGGGTGATTATTTGGAAAAAGTAAAATAG
- a CDS encoding leucyl aminopeptidase, with protein sequence MEFIKGKGQVKAEIIINGAKKFEEYGFNGKDGEVLVLAEKKRIYVGIEKINAENVKTASAQIIKSLKKYKFESVEIMPPNTKKEEILISFFEGFILGDYEFDKYKSEKASHPVKKIAINSKRDFDELIKEAKIRANTINFVRDVINSVPDEITPPKLAAIAEDVAKENRLECKIYDENYLYENGYHAFYAVGKASSNPPRLIHLTYKPKNPKRKIVLIGKGLCYDSGGLSLKPADYMVTMKSDKSGAVTVLGIIKAVSELKLDIEVHVILGAAENMIGGNAYKPDDVLRAKNGKTIEVRNTDAEGRLVLADCLCYADEEIKEYDEIYDFATLTGACVVGLGDYTAGAMGFNKEKIENIIKNAQLAGEHFAYLPFNKYLPKLLKSNIADICNIASSRYGGALTAGVFLSEFVKNKDKWTHLDIAGPAFVEKEWGFNPHGASGFGVDTFINYLKSL encoded by the coding sequence ATGGAATTTATTAAAGGAAAAGGTCAAGTTAAAGCAGAAATTATTATAAACGGAGCAAAAAAATTCGAAGAATACGGATTTAACGGAAAAGACGGCGAAGTTTTGGTTTTGGCTGAAAAAAAAAGAATTTATGTCGGGATTGAAAAAATCAATGCCGAAAATGTAAAAACAGCAAGTGCCCAAATTATAAAATCTCTTAAAAAATATAAATTTGAAAGTGTGGAAATTATGCCTCCAAATACCAAAAAAGAAGAAATTTTAATTTCCTTTTTTGAAGGATTTATATTAGGCGATTATGAATTTGACAAATATAAAAGTGAAAAAGCCTCTCATCCGGTTAAAAAAATAGCGATTAATTCAAAAAGAGATTTTGATGAATTAATAAAAGAAGCAAAAATAAGAGCAAATACAATAAATTTTGTAAGAGATGTCATCAATTCTGTTCCGGATGAAATAACACCGCCAAAACTTGCAGCAATTGCCGAAGATGTTGCAAAAGAAAACAGACTTGAATGTAAAATTTATGATGAAAATTATTTATATGAAAACGGATATCATGCTTTTTATGCCGTGGGAAAAGCAAGCTCAAATCCTCCAAGGCTTATTCATTTAACATATAAACCGAAAAATCCTAAAAGAAAAATTGTATTAATCGGTAAGGGGTTATGTTATGACAGCGGGGGGTTAAGCTTAAAACCCGCCGATTATATGGTAACTATGAAAAGTGATAAATCAGGTGCGGTTACAGTTCTTGGAATTATAAAAGCTGTAAGTGAGCTTAAACTCGATATAGAAGTTCATGTCATCTTGGGAGCGGCTGAAAATATGATAGGCGGAAACGCTTATAAACCCGATGATGTATTAAGGGCAAAAAATGGAAAAACTATTGAAGTCAGAAATACAGATGCCGAGGGAAGACTTGTTTTGGCTGACTGTCTGTGTTACGCTGATGAAGAAATTAAAGAATATGATGAAATTTATGATTTTGCCACTCTTACAGGAGCTTGTGTCGTAGGCCTTGGAGATTATACAGCCGGTGCAATGGGCTTTAATAAAGAAAAAATAGAAAATATTATTAAAAATGCGCAATTGGCTGGTGAACATTTTGCATATCTTCCGTTTAATAAATATTTGCCAAAACTGTTAAAGAGCAATATTGCCGATATCTGTAACATTGCTTCAAGCAGATACGGCGGTGCGCTTACTGCTGGAGTGTTTTTGAGTGAGTTTGTAAAAAATAAAGACAAATGGACTCATTTGGATATTGCCGGACCAGCATTTGTAGAAAAAGAGTGGGGATTTAATCCCCACGGTGCAAGCGGATTCGGGGTTGATACGTTTATAAACTACTTAAAATCTCTTTGA